A genomic region of Streptomyces rimosus contains the following coding sequences:
- a CDS encoding class E sortase: protein MRERIPVVVQGQRRRPPAVRVLWAGAELAVTFGVLVLLLVVHQLYWTNRQAQASARDQVTRLEQQWDARRAPPAGPSPGTETHAKTQPEPEQPRTRMRQEFHSTLEQAPPRPRKDDAYAILRIPRLGLTVPVAEGTSRTAVLNKGYAGHYAHTAQPGEQGNFALAGHRNTHGEPFRRLDRLRPGDTVEVLTAAVRYTYTVDRTLPRTAPSDGTVIAPVPYSSARPAYRYTEPRAYLTLTTCTPEYSSAYRLVVWGRLTGALPR from the coding sequence GTGCGCGAGCGGATACCGGTGGTGGTGCAGGGGCAGCGGCGACGGCCGCCCGCCGTACGGGTGCTGTGGGCGGGCGCGGAGCTGGCGGTGACGTTCGGCGTGCTCGTGCTGCTGCTGGTCGTACATCAGCTGTACTGGACCAACCGGCAGGCACAGGCGAGCGCCCGCGACCAGGTCACCCGGCTGGAGCAGCAGTGGGACGCCCGGCGCGCGCCGCCCGCCGGGCCGTCGCCCGGAACCGAAACGCATGCGAAAACGCAGCCGGAACCAGAGCAGCCGCGCACCCGCATGCGCCAGGAGTTCCACAGCACCCTCGAACAGGCCCCGCCGCGCCCGCGCAAGGACGACGCGTACGCGATCCTGCGTATCCCGCGCCTCGGTCTGACCGTCCCAGTCGCCGAGGGCACCAGCAGGACCGCCGTTCTGAACAAGGGCTACGCGGGCCACTACGCGCACACCGCGCAGCCCGGTGAGCAGGGGAACTTCGCGCTGGCCGGGCACCGCAACACGCACGGCGAGCCGTTCCGCCGCCTCGACCGGCTGCGGCCCGGCGACACGGTCGAGGTGCTCACCGCGGCCGTCCGCTACACGTACACGGTCGACCGGACCCTGCCGCGCACCGCGCCCTCCGACGGCACGGTCATCGCCCCCGTCCCGTACAGCAGCGCCCGTCCGGCCTACCGCTACACCGAGCCGCGCGCCTATCTGACGCTGACGACGTGTACGCCGGAGTACTCCTCGGCGTACCGGCTGGTGGTGTGGGGCCGTCTGACGGGCGCGCTGCCCCGATAG
- a CDS encoding sodium:solute symporter family protein, producing MNATIATSIFAAFMVLTLALGLLAVRGGGRRKGGLAEWSVGGRSLGTVFIWVLMAGESYTSFSYLGAAGWGYNFGAPVLYVLAYMSCGYAVGFVVGPMLWSYARRHNLVGITDLVAHRYGRRWLGTAVAVLATVCLLPYIQLQITGMGVVVTTISYGAISLNWAYFIGFAVTTLFVVVSGLRGSAWVSVLKDVLVIATLAFLAVYVPQHYFGGYGPFLDRIVAEKPQWLTFPGHHSGGLDQGWFITTSLLNSLTVVIFPTTVAGYLGARSADALRRNAVLLPFYNVLLFVPMLLGMAALFVVPGLTGADSNLALFKLVVDSLPAWLVGVTGVAAALSSIVPMAVFMLVIGTMWGRSVLGAVPRLANRQKLWSQVVVVVAGALALLLTYTAPNTLVRLSLISYEGMAQLVPMILLGLVWRRLTLYGAVAGLAVGLVVVCGLVFTEHDPVGGMNAGIVALAVNLVVALAVTWLGPRPVDDRPDSEVLASDLDTGEDGPGAGGTPGDGAAEVSPSPAK from the coding sequence GTGAACGCGACCATCGCGACCTCCATCTTCGCCGCGTTCATGGTGCTGACGCTGGCCCTGGGCCTGCTGGCGGTCCGCGGCGGCGGACGCCGCAAGGGCGGGCTGGCCGAGTGGTCGGTGGGCGGCCGCAGCCTCGGCACGGTCTTCATCTGGGTGCTGATGGCGGGCGAGAGCTACACCAGCTTCAGCTATCTGGGCGCGGCGGGCTGGGGCTACAACTTCGGCGCCCCGGTCCTGTACGTCCTCGCGTACATGTCCTGCGGCTACGCGGTCGGCTTCGTGGTCGGCCCGATGCTCTGGTCGTACGCGCGCCGGCACAACCTGGTCGGCATCACCGACCTGGTGGCGCACCGCTACGGGCGGCGCTGGCTCGGTACGGCGGTGGCGGTCCTCGCCACGGTCTGCCTGCTGCCGTACATCCAGCTCCAGATCACCGGCATGGGCGTGGTCGTCACCACCATCTCCTACGGCGCGATCAGCCTGAACTGGGCGTACTTCATCGGCTTCGCGGTGACCACGCTCTTCGTCGTGGTCAGCGGCCTGCGCGGCAGCGCGTGGGTGTCGGTGCTCAAGGACGTGCTGGTGATCGCGACGCTGGCGTTCCTGGCCGTCTACGTTCCGCAGCACTACTTCGGCGGGTACGGGCCGTTCCTGGACCGGATCGTCGCCGAGAAGCCGCAGTGGCTGACCTTCCCAGGACACCACTCGGGAGGCCTGGACCAGGGCTGGTTCATCACCACCTCCCTCCTGAACTCGCTGACCGTCGTCATCTTCCCGACGACCGTCGCGGGCTATCTGGGCGCGCGCAGCGCCGACGCCCTGCGGCGCAACGCGGTGCTGCTGCCGTTCTACAACGTGCTGCTGTTCGTGCCGATGCTGCTGGGCATGGCGGCCCTGTTCGTGGTTCCGGGGCTGACCGGCGCGGACTCCAACCTGGCGCTGTTCAAGCTGGTGGTGGACTCGCTGCCGGCCTGGCTGGTGGGCGTGACCGGTGTCGCGGCGGCGCTCTCCTCCATCGTGCCGATGGCCGTGTTCATGCTGGTCATCGGCACGATGTGGGGGAGGAGCGTGCTGGGCGCGGTGCCCCGGCTGGCGAACCGCCAGAAGCTGTGGTCGCAGGTGGTCGTCGTGGTGGCGGGCGCGCTGGCGCTGCTGCTGACGTACACCGCGCCGAACACCCTGGTGCGGCTCTCGCTCATCTCGTACGAAGGGATGGCGCAGTTGGTCCCGATGATTCTGCTGGGGCTGGTGTGGCGGCGGCTGACGCTGTACGGGGCGGTCGCCGGGCTGGCCGTGGGCCTCGTGGTGGTCTGCGGGCTGGTCTTCACCGAGCACGACCCGGTGGGCGGCATGAACGCGGGGATCGTGGCGCTCGCGGTGAACCTGGTGGTGGCGCTCGCGGTGACCTGGCTGGGACCGCGGCCCGTGGACGACCGGCCGGACTCCGAGGTGCTGGCGTCGGACCTGGACACGGGAGAGGACGGGCCGGGGGCGGGCGGCACGCCGGGGGACGGCGCGGCGGAGGTCAGCCCGTCGCCGGCGAAGTGA
- a CDS encoding DUF445 domain-containing protein yields the protein MERMERMKTDVIPGGDTAAGAGGTPSGGAHAGGGRVRGPVPPGGFPYSPADEAKRRGVRRMKTLATCLLIGVALVYALATWAKAAGAGGWAGYVAAAAEAGMVGALADWFAVTALFKRPLGLPIPHTAIIPTKKDQLGVSLGDFVGENFLSGEVVRQRLRKVGIGRRLGAWLAEPKNADRVTAELSTALRGALTVLRDSDVQAVVGEAITRRADAQEVAPGLGKMLEKIVADGGHRRVVDLVCVRAHDWLAEHSDSVMTAVSGGAPGWTPRFVDRKVGERVYKELMRFVTEMRDMPEHPARGAVDRFLRDFASDLQSDTDTRERVERLKSEVLGRGEVQDLIASAWSSVRTMIVAAAEDENSELRLRTRAALLSLGKRMAGDGRLQGKVDGWLEGAAVYVVTTYRDEITSLITDTVASWDAEHTSKKIEAHIGRDLQFIRINGTVVGALAGLCIYTVSRLLGG from the coding sequence ATGGAACGGATGGAACGGATGAAGACGGACGTGATCCCCGGCGGCGATACGGCCGCGGGAGCGGGCGGGACGCCGTCCGGCGGCGCGCACGCGGGCGGCGGCCGGGTCCGCGGCCCGGTACCGCCCGGCGGCTTCCCGTACAGCCCCGCTGACGAGGCGAAGCGGCGCGGCGTACGGCGCATGAAGACCCTGGCGACCTGTCTGCTGATCGGCGTCGCCCTGGTCTACGCCCTCGCCACCTGGGCGAAGGCCGCCGGGGCGGGCGGCTGGGCGGGCTATGTGGCGGCGGCGGCCGAGGCCGGCATGGTCGGCGCGCTGGCCGACTGGTTCGCGGTGACCGCGCTGTTCAAGCGCCCGCTGGGGCTGCCGATCCCGCACACCGCGATCATCCCGACGAAGAAGGACCAGCTGGGCGTGAGCCTCGGCGACTTCGTCGGCGAGAACTTCCTGTCCGGCGAGGTGGTACGGCAGCGCCTGCGCAAGGTCGGCATCGGCCGCCGGCTGGGCGCCTGGCTCGCCGAGCCGAAGAACGCCGACCGGGTGACGGCGGAGCTGTCCACCGCGCTGCGCGGCGCGCTGACCGTGCTGCGCGACTCCGACGTACAGGCGGTGGTCGGCGAGGCGATCACCCGGCGCGCCGACGCGCAGGAGGTGGCGCCGGGCCTCGGCAAGATGCTGGAGAAGATCGTCGCGGACGGCGGCCACCGGCGGGTGGTGGACCTGGTCTGCGTACGGGCCCACGACTGGCTGGCCGAGCACAGCGACTCGGTGATGACGGCGGTCTCCGGTGGCGCGCCCGGCTGGACGCCGCGCTTCGTGGACCGCAAGGTCGGCGAGCGGGTCTACAAGGAGCTGATGCGGTTCGTCACCGAGATGCGGGACATGCCCGAGCACCCGGCGCGCGGCGCGGTGGACCGTTTCCTGCGGGACTTCGCGAGCGACCTCCAGTCCGACACCGACACCCGCGAGCGGGTCGAGCGCCTGAAGTCGGAGGTGCTGGGGCGCGGTGAGGTGCAGGATCTGATCGCCTCGGCGTGGAGCTCGGTCCGCACCATGATCGTGGCGGCTGCGGAGGACGAGAACAGCGAGCTGCGGCTGCGCACCCGGGCGGCGCTGCTGTCGCTGGGGAAGCGGATGGCCGGGGACGGGCGGCTCCAGGGCAAGGTGGACGGCTGGCTGGAGGGCGCCGCGGTCTACGTGGTGACGACGTACCGCGACGAGATCACCTCCCTGATCACCGACACCGTGGCGAGCTGGGACGCCGAGCACACCTCGAAGAAGATCGAGGCGCACATCGGGCGCGACCTCCAGTTCATCCGGATCAACGGCACGGTCGTGGGCGCGCTCGCCGGGCTGTGCATCTACACGGTGTCGCGGCTGCTCGGCGGATAG
- a CDS encoding SCO0930 family lipoprotein, protein MNQHTPTGTATARTARTPRPARCSDAQRRHAALAVTAAAVMALTTACGSGGSPNAAPVANDKAQSASGGSSGYGSGYGSGDSGYGANKGQAGGDGYGSSGDSTRPAAQGAPAGTLALRQSPELGPVVTDSKGMTLYRFDKDTAKPPNSACSGACATTWPPVPADDTTAASGMAASALGSVTRADGSKQLTINGWPAYRYAKDTAPGDTKGQGVGGTWNAFTPDGKKATAGPAADVSVFDQPKLGKLLVDKEGRTVYRFNKDSAWPMKFGCNGACLDTWKPVAPADKSKLKGVPEKLISTVTRPDGTKQLAVKCWPVYTFSGDRQPGDVKGQGKMGAWFAVSPEGKKITSPATG, encoded by the coding sequence GTGAACCAGCACACGCCCACCGGCACGGCCACCGCCCGCACCGCCCGGACGCCGCGCCCCGCCCGCTGCTCCGACGCCCAGCGGCGGCACGCCGCGCTGGCCGTGACGGCCGCCGCCGTCATGGCGCTCACCACCGCCTGCGGCTCCGGCGGCAGCCCCAACGCCGCGCCGGTGGCCAACGACAAGGCCCAGTCGGCCAGCGGCGGTTCCTCCGGATACGGCTCCGGCTATGGCTCCGGCGACAGCGGTTACGGCGCGAACAAGGGCCAGGCTGGCGGTGACGGCTACGGCTCGTCCGGCGACAGCACCCGGCCCGCCGCGCAGGGCGCCCCCGCCGGGACGCTCGCCCTGCGCCAGTCCCCCGAGCTGGGCCCGGTCGTCACCGACAGCAAGGGCATGACCCTCTACCGCTTCGACAAGGACACCGCCAAGCCGCCCAACTCCGCCTGCTCCGGCGCCTGCGCGACCACCTGGCCGCCGGTGCCCGCCGACGACACCACCGCCGCCTCCGGCATGGCCGCGAGCGCCCTCGGCTCCGTCACCCGCGCCGACGGCAGCAAGCAGCTCACCATCAACGGCTGGCCCGCGTACCGCTACGCCAAGGACACCGCCCCGGGCGACACCAAGGGCCAGGGCGTCGGCGGCACCTGGAACGCGTTCACGCCCGACGGCAAGAAGGCCACCGCCGGGCCCGCCGCCGACGTCTCCGTCTTCGACCAGCCCAAGCTGGGAAAGCTGCTCGTCGACAAGGAGGGCCGGACGGTCTACCGCTTCAACAAGGACAGCGCCTGGCCGATGAAGTTCGGGTGCAACGGCGCCTGCCTGGACACCTGGAAACCCGTCGCGCCCGCCGACAAGAGCAAGCTGAAAGGCGTCCCCGAGAAGCTGATCAGCACCGTCACCCGCCCCGACGGCACCAAGCAGCTGGCAGTCAAGTGCTGGCCGGTCTACACCTTCAGCGGCGACCGGCAGCCCGGGGACGTCAAGGGGCAGGGGAAGATGGGCGCGTGGTTCGCCGTCTCCCCGGAGGGCAAGAAGATCACTTCGCCGGCGACGGGCTGA
- a CDS encoding DUF3311 domain-containing protein, whose amino-acid sequence MLKRPTLLWLLVPHVLYLGALPLVNRVTPTVLGLPFLVFWMLLATLLTPAAVWLAWRGDRKRAARRSAAAPAGERGAA is encoded by the coding sequence GTGCTGAAACGTCCCACGCTGCTGTGGCTCCTGGTCCCCCATGTGCTCTACCTCGGCGCGCTGCCGCTGGTGAACCGCGTGACGCCGACCGTCCTCGGGCTGCCCTTCCTCGTCTTCTGGATGCTGCTCGCGACCCTGCTGACACCCGCCGCGGTGTGGCTGGCCTGGCGCGGCGACCGGAAGCGGGCCGCGCGGCGGTCGGCCGCCGCCCCGGCCGGAGAGCGGGGCGCGGCGTGA